The Plasmodium knowlesi strain H genome assembly, chromosome: 12 sequence ATTTCGATCTCGTGATGAAGAAGTTCGATGAAATTGTAGATGCTAAGTACTTAAAAGCTATCCACCTTAATGATTCCAAGTCGGATCTTGGTAGTGGACTGGACAGACATGAGAATATCGGAAAGGGGAAACTTACTATGGATACTTTCAAATATATTATGACATCTAAATATTTTAAGAATATCCCCATAATTTTGGAAACCCCTGATGTTACAGATGATGAGTCGGTGTATAAGTACGAGATAAGGTATCTCTACGAGATGGTTGTGAAGGCGGAGGGAGAGAACAACTGATGAAGGTCGAGTGGGGAAGGACAACTAATCAGGGTCACGTGTAATAGTACATCCAACTGATATGCAGGATGGGTCTTCTCTCATCATACTTTTCTAAAAAGGTGCCTTCAATATAAAAACGTAATTAGGCGTGTAGACTTTACCCCCCAGAGAGGAAGTCGTCCAGATCTCCTACACGCTGATCCCCCAGGCTGATCAAATATTCGGTGAAATTAGAAGGAAGCACCGGAATATGTCTGTCCTCGTCCAATCCGGTAAAAAACGACTTGGACACAAAACGGAATGGAAGAACCATGGACTCCTTCTGATTTCGCAAGGGAATTTCTGGATTATCCACAAAAGGAATATCCTTAAACTCTACTTGATTTTCTAAAATGATGTGGCAAACGAGGACGGCAGTATTTGTCGTCATCTGCATGTCCCCAAGATTTCTCGAAATGACGAATTGGCACTTTCGTAGAATAGAGGTTCTGTCATCCGATGGAACATTTCCAAGGATCCCTCCAAAAAGCAGGTAATCCAAATTCTCCCTATCTTTGCATGTTAAAATTTCCTTGGCTTTCATATCTAAtagacatatttttttccactcgaATTTTTGCTTCAACTCTCGGATGGGCTCCTTGTAGCACGTCGGGTTGTATTCCTTGGACACTTCGTCAAAGGGTCTGTCAAAATTGGTGAATATCAcatttttgtcctttaccgtttcgcatatatgtatgtactcgAGAATGCTCCATTCCTCTAGCTCATCCAGGTGCTCCACGATGTACTTGGGGGGGCTTTCCTCCCCGACGAGTGTGCCCGCCTCGCCTTCCATGCGTGTAGGACGTATTGGCTAGTGAAATATGTACACAGCAGTAGATTTATATCATTCCTTCTATGAGAAATTTTCCTATCACTGTaactttacatttttcccgCGCAACGGCCCTCTACAATGCGGAACCGGTTGTAAAAAGCGGAGCAGCTCTTCACTTTGCCAAATCGCGCAGCTCCTTCTTCTACtacgcctttttttatttccccaattttggtgaaatttttttttttttttcttttttcgcacCTTtcacctgacttgttcataattttttttttcccctttttgttatttttttttttctttctttttttttttttttttttttttttggctaactCGCTAAGTTGTTTGACATTTTTGCGCCGAAACAGGTAAGATAAATCTCCTCccaggaataaaaaaaaaaaaaaaaaaaaaaaaaaaatataataataattgtaaaacgcaaaaaagcgaaacaaaaaaggttttccttcaaaatgcGAACAAGTTGGagaacacaaaaaagggagtaaGCGACTAACGTAGCGTAAAGATGAAACatagaaggaacgaaaaacaTTTAACCTGTCGGAAAGGTTTACTTTAGAAATTCCCTTCGCTAAACAGCGGAGAGGATATTTTCAAAGTGCATGCTCCGTTACATGTGGTCTGTCGTGAGGATTGGAGAATAAATACAGCCCTTCGGCACACATCCCCTAGGGGTTATCCACAGCTTCTATAGAGAGTTGTGAGCCTGAGACTTATCGCCCATGGATGACTTCGAATATTATTTCCTccaaaatgaggaggaatCGGAGCATGTGAAGGGTGCCAAAGTGGAGCTACACAATGTGTTGAAGCGGAACAGAGAAAGGCATAGCAAGGTAAACAAGCCGATGAAGGCAGCATCCAATGTCATATCGCTCCTTGGGGGGGATGATGCgccgaaggggaaaatggaagaagcatCTCACCCTGGGAAGGGTGGGGAAAAGACCCACAGGAAGGGCATGCAACGCTCCTCGGCAAGAAGCAGAGAGCATTGCtccaaaaggaggagaactCACAAAACAGACACGAAGCTCAAAACGgagggagaggaagaagaagaagtaccCAGTGAAGACCCCCCAGTAGGTGATAACTCAAATGAAGACCATCACCACAGTGAGGTGAATGCGGAATGTCAAAGTCAACCTGATGACAGCGTAGGGGAAGTGGTATTGGAGGAAAACCgaaaaggtaaaagaaaactcaatgaaaataatattacGCACCATGGGAAAAAGgcgaaagggaggaaaacaaagaCAAGCGCAATACCAACGGACTTGAATAACAATGATGGGAAAATCCCCACTGTGGGTGAAGatgatgataaaaaagaTACATCAATTAATTGGACTGCAACGGAAGGAAGTGCGAAAAGCCAAAGCAACAGTTGCAGTGGAACATCTGATGAAGACGACCAGTCAGCTTCGCCGTCTTCGGGAAGGTCCTCCTCGGCGGATTGCCTCTCCCATGATAAGGATCAAAACGAAGGGagcagaaaaatgggaagccACACTCGGGGGGAGAATGGAGGAAGGTCGGTCAGGTTAGCGCCAGGAGTGGAAGATAATACAGCTTCCGCTACTGGTGCGAATACTGGTCGTGCCATGtcgagggaaaaaagagtgTCTGGTGGTAGCAGACAGAGCCGCGTATCTGAAGAGGCAAAgccagaaaagaaaaagtacagCGGGCGCATGCTGTTGCACAAGTTTAAAATAAACTACCAAAGTCTCACCGAGTCGGAGAAAAAGTACTACCTTTACATGATGAAGAAACTACGCGTGCATTATGATCACGAGAGACACATCTTCTATACAGACGATGTATTCACAAAGTGTTTTACAGAAAAAGTTcgcaaagaaaaggagaaattcaACTACTTAGGGTATCTAGAATATGCCTGCTTTTATATCCTTGAATGGTTAACCCCaacgaaggaagaaaaattactaAAGCATAAATCCTTGCTAAAGTTGGAAGTTGTGGTGAAGTCTCTCTTTCCAAAGGCTAAGATGGAGCCCTTTGGTTCCTTCGTCACAGGATTATCCATCCCCGGCAGTGACCTCGACGTGTGTTTTCTAAATATACCCCTGGAAGATCTTGATGCCTTGTTACTTATTGCATATGCCTTGGTTAAACTAGATATGGTGACAGACATAAGATTAATAAAGGATGCCAGAGTCAAGATTCTAAAATATACGGATAAAGAGACGGGGGTTCAAGTAGATGTGTGTACAAATCAGCTTTCCTCAAGACAAACAACAGATTTTATCAAAagtaaaatggagaaatatatttacttGAGACCACTGGTTATTCTGTTAAAGTTTTTTCTGAACACAAGAAATCTAAATGAAACATATATAGGGGGAATTGGTTCCTTCATGCTCTGTTGTAtggttctccattttttacagCTCCACCCTACTACCTTCGACTGGAATGTCTTCAACAATAGTTACCTCGTCAAGTTGCTTCTAGAATTCTTTAGCTTCTATAGCATTGATTATAAGTTAGATTTTAACTGTTCCGTTTTGCGAGGCCTGGGTCATGTCATGCCAAGATATCTCCGCAGGGAATACGATATTAACGGTAGACTCTGCATTGAGAACCCTATTGATATTTCACTGGACATTGGTAAAAACGCCTACAAAATTAGGTATGTGTTTTATCTGTTCAGTCACCAGTTCTGTGCTTTGACAAGCTTGATTGGGGAGTTGCGGGGCAAAGCAGGGGAGGCGCTTCTATCTGCTGACGGTTCGGAGAGAGCGATCAACAATAAAGTGGAAGATAATGCAGTAGAAAAAGAAGACACATACATGGAAGACAAAGCAGAAGAACAAGAGGAGAATCAACTCAGTCACTACGCCGAGGGGGACAAAATGAACGCAGCAGGATACATGTACCCTCTCTTCTTTGCGAATTTCTTGAATCCAGATAGCATCGTCTTTACGAAGCGATTCAAGGCAAACTTTCCTAACCCGCACTGGAACATCAGCCACTTTGATTTTTCCATCACCAAGGAGGAGAAACACAAGTTATTGGAAATGCTTCGGGAGGACATAACTTCCTCCGATTTTGATGAGGGGGTTGTCCCCGAATCCACGGCCCTCTTCGCCACATTTGACAAggcctttcccttttctctgGATCTGTACAACAACGCATTTAGATATGCCTAACTTGGAGAAGTACCAACAACGAGATAGTGGAGTGACGCGGCAACGAGGTGGCGAAATATATTTAGAACGGAATTGCTCAACCGTAGAGGAAGCGTTTGGCCGCCAAGCGTATATTCTGATCAAAGAGAGAACTGGTAATTATTCCGTTGGGCTCATATAGTGGGTTCAATAACACCTTAATATAATTTTCGTGAACGATCTCAAAGAAGGATCGGATATTTTCATCGGAGGGTACATAGATGGCAGGTCCACCTGTACTGCTACTTCCACTACTTatctcatttttgtttttgtgaaGGAGTAGAAATTTGATGTGTCCTGTGGTACAGTATGCCGACACAGAATAACTGTTAAACGAATCAatcgtttttaaaaaaaggcttGTACTCTTCCACACCACGACATCTAGAGAATCTAACGACTGGTGAATTATGAATTGTGCCAGATGTTCTGATATATCCTTTTTACCATTCATGGATAGATCGGCTTCATACAAGGGGATATCTCCTTTGCCTATTATTGCTAGTACGTACACCTGGTACGTCGTCGCAGGGCCACTCACATTGTTTCGACTCATCTGTGTTAATGTGACTAGTTCGTGAGGTAATCTCGTTTATATCAATAGATGGCAGAGGCGTGTTTTCACCCTCCCCTTGGTTCGCAAACCTAATCGTTGCGCTTCTTCGCGAACAGTTGCTTTGCACAAAAAGGcattcctcattcctttcGCTTATTTGTCATCCAAGGGGATATTCCTCGCCAAGTTTTGCATTTCTTTACGTTTGCACacggggggaggaaaaaaaaaaaaaaaaaaaaaaaaaaaaaaaaaaagaacaagccAAATTAACGAAacagaaaagggagaaaagaataccgcaaaagaagggaaagtaCATGCATTACCCCTGTCACTACACCTTATGATACTTGTTAGGAGGTCAGTTGGAAAAGGTGCAATCCCACCCTAGCGCCACGACAGTTGTGCCGCATTGGTGATAACCCCAAATGCGATAATGCAGGACTGCACATGCTtgcggaagaaaaaaaaaaaaaaaaaaaaaaaaaaaaaaaaaaaaaaagtaatccCCATTGGGaggaataaatgaataataaaatactCCATGAGGGATGAaggcaaaaataaagcatGAGCAAATCAAACAATTGGAGAACAAACTCAAACCATCCATCACCCATCGGAGGGTGTCGTATGAAAAATAGTACCAAAGGGCTTACAGGcgcggaaaaaataaaaaatccacctatgttaaaaatatatgtgtagaCAAGATAGGCATGTATGTGTAATAATGAGTTGTGTGAAGAGGACGGTCTACCTGCAGTCAACTGTTTCACGCTGCTGTAAAGACAACTCTCCAAACTTATCACTGATCATTCCACATTCTTAACTTTCGGCAcgaacttttttatttcccttttaagTTCTACCTTCTTGTTTATTTTCATGTTCACTTTATTCTTGTCAATGAAGATGGCGTTTTTCTTTGCCTTCTCGAGCAGGTTCTTCATGTCGGGTTCATCTGTGCTAGGCTCTGCGACGGGGAGGGATAAAGCACGCAAGGGAAGTTGAAGGCGTCAGTGCAGTATAGCAGatggaagtaaaaaatgtgaatgtaACGAAGAGGAATACTGACTCGCAACGAAAGTCCAATATACACGATAATATATCACAGCGCCGTGAACCGATTGGCAGAACCATCCACCTTTTGCCCTTACTTGATTCCACCTCGGCGGGAGATCCGGACGCCAGTTTTGGAAGCACTTTGGGAAGCGGCTTCTTCAAAATTGCTGAGGGCCCACCCCCTGTCTTCATCTTCAAAAGCGAAAGCATTTTATTCTtaattgatatttttttctccagacgtttttccatttttggcAGTCCGGATTCTTCTTTGGTTGGGGTGACATCCGTCTTAGCAGTTGGAGGGTTTGTCGGCGGAAGCTTCTCACTGGGGGGGTCCTTTGCACCATCAGAACCTTTCTCTTCTGGCTCTTTAGATGCGGGGAGTATCTTCGGAGGCAATTTTTTAACCAGTTTGTTcaggttttcttttttgggtTCTACTTTTATTTTCAGAAATGGTTTTATCGTCTTAGTGGTTATGTTGCTGTCCTTCACATCGCTCTTTGCTTCTTCCACGGGGGCACTTTTTACTCCATCTACCGGGGCACTTTTTACTCCGTCTACCGGGGCACTTTTTACTCCGTCTACCGGGGCACTTTTTACTCCATCTACCGGGGCACTTTTTACTCCATCTACCGGGGCACTTTTTACTCCGTCTACCGGGGCACTTTTTACTCCGTCTACCGGGGCACTTTTTACTCCGTCTACCGGGGCACTTTTTACTCCGTCTACCGGGGCACTTTTTACTCCGTCTACCGGGGCACTTTTTACTCCGTCTACCGGGGCACCTTTTGCTTCATCTACCGGGGCACCTTTTGCTTCATCTACCGGGGCATTTTTTACTCCGTCCACCGGGGCCGCTTTCTTCGACAAGTCGTTCTTCCTCGGCAAAGGCAACTTAATCTTCATCACCCCGTCCTTCACCACTGGAGAACTGTTCTTCAACCCGACTGGATCCTTCTTTAAGGTGTCTTTTTGTCCTGCAGTTTTGGAAACCCCTTGACCTACCGTCTCTGTGGCCTTCTGCTCTGCCTGTGGCCCCCCTATTTTCGCCTCGGGTACACTAAATCCCTTAGTGCTCGAGAGAGGTAGACCTTTCTTCAAAGGATCTTTCACTTTGGTAACACTACCCTCAACCGGGGTGGTGGAACCACTGCTTCCATCCTCCCCATTCCGCCCGAATGTTCCATTCTTGGACTCGAACCTTTTCGCTAGATTTTTTATTCGACTCTGCACTAAGGAAATGGTGCCGGTTTTCTCTCCATCCTGATTACTCTGACTGCCAACCGAGGTGACACTCTTGTTGCTActgtctccattttttccattgagACTGATCCTTTTGGAGTCTTCCTTCTGGAGGGCGCTCCCCTTCGCATGGGAGCTAGGCTTGTTCGCTTCCTTCGGAGTGGCTGCAGGAGGGATGGTCAAAATGGGAATGTGCATTGATGTGCATTGATGCGGATTGGGGGCGGATCACGTTCCATTGCCTCCCTCCAATAATGCACCTGTAGCGGCGCGGCTTACCCGAGTCTCCATTCTTCGGGGTGTAAGGCTTGAATGTAACCTTCGTTCCCCTCTGAAAGAGGTTCGTCCCCTTTCCCGTGTTCTTAGCGGACAATGGTTTCGCATGAGGCTTCTTATCTGACTGTCCATGCGATTGCCCATGCGATTGCCCATGCGATTGCCCATGCGACTGTCCATGCGACGGACCATGTGTCTGCGATGGTTGATCCCTTTCCTCGATAACCTTGCTCAGGAGGGCGCTCTTCTGAAATGTCACTTTGGCGCTGCTTTCCATCTTCCGATCATCCCCAGAGTCCACGCCGCTTGGGTTGGTCTCTCCGTACGATGCATTCAACATGGACTGCTGTCTGGCCTTCCTAAACATTtcagaaggaaggagagaaTTTTgcggagaaggaaaaacagacACATGCACTTTTCCTATTATCTCTGGCTTGGAATTTGCAACCCTTGAGTAAATATCCCACGATGCGTCTCTTATCAGCGTTTTTTCACTAATGAAAGAACACCTAGATGTACCAATAAGTGCTTTTCCATTGACATCGTGTATATCTATCATAAAACTGGGGATGTGCCCTGCGTTTTTTTCTGGAACAGAAGTTAAATTTATCGTATAATCAATGTCAAAAATACATTTGCCTCCATTCCCACGTCCAGTAATATCCCTGGGCTTGGTTACTCTCTTCGTGTTTTGAATTGCAGAGGTAGTTGTCTCACTGTCGTATCGAACGACGCAGATAATTCTtgcgttttccttcttgtagCTAATTTCTAGAAAACCAATTTTGATACAGAACCCCTGTAAGTCCTGAGGAATAATTTGGCTATAACTTGGCTTATTCACATCATACTCGTTTCGTATCTGTttgttctcttcttcctcgatATACCTGGAGAAGAAAGCGTCATCTGCATAGTTCTCCTTTGTGTTCTCCCTGTTGAAGGCGCTTCCACTTCGCCTCACCGAGTCATTGATGCTCCCCCCCCTGGAAGGAGCACCGGAGTTACTGCTCCTTTGGTGAGATTCTATCGGGACAACATCATTGTGAGGAGCATACCTCGAGGGGGGTAGCCAACCATCCGCTTCAGACGGAACCACTGGAGGGATAGGAGGAATGGGAGGACTGAGAAATTTCCCATCTTTCAATAACCCAATGGATCCATAATATAACACTCCATAAAGTGAATTAATACGGGGGTCAAGAGTTCTGCATGGGTAAATATAATCTAGTAAAGTCTTGATGGTATTTCTCTTTCCGTTTGTATTGACCCCGTAGGCATTGGCCTCTGCTGCTACTTGTGTGCAAACACCAGAGAACGACTGTACCAGGGTGTCTAGCTGTATGTATAAAAGATCAATACGTCTAACTGTGTCTATCAAGGAACTCTGGTTCTCCTTAATGTTTTGTAATTTACTTTCTAACTTATCCGTGTAGAGTTTATTTTTGTCCAGCGTCGTGTATGTCTGGTTCAGTTGCTCCtgcaaataataatttttcttttcacaattggttcttttttctttctctattttgtacAGCTTAAAATAGAACCTAATTTTACTTTCTAATTCTTCTAATATGTGTTCAATGATTTCTGGTTCGGGTCGACATCTTTCGTGAAGTTTGTCCTTCGTTAGGCTGTACGCGTTTTGATGCACCTCCTCCAAATCGTTTAATGCATCCATCCACACCTTCCCCTCggtgctcctttttttctttctcatttGTTTGGTTGGTTGGGTGGATGGTGATTTTTAGCGGTGCGTCCACGTTGATATTGTAGGTGCAGCTCTATTTGGTGCCTCCTCTATTCCTAGTGACGTCTTTTCTCCTCGTTGATAAACGCTATCATGTGCAAAACAATTCGCGTCAGGCAGGTAAGACGATTTCagtggcgaaaaaaaaaaaagaaaaaaaaaaaaagaggagataACTTTAAAAGGAGGTGTCGTTTTAATATCAATGAgtaatttaaaagaaaagacaaaTTAGGGTAAGTACAAATGTCTGTGCGCTGGGTGTTACGAGGATCGTGGGATTCTCTCGTTTGTTCATTTAAACAGGGGCATTAAAAAGGGGGCGATTATAAGAGTGGCTATTAAAAAGGGCTATTAAAAACAGCGGTTAAAAGCGGGCGATTAAAACGATGTTAAAATGGGCACTGCCGTATCCGTTAACGTGACAGTTTGAGCGGCCTCCCAAACAGACGTAGAGCTCGCCAAAGGGGGCATCTCTTTAAAATAGACTGCTACGTAACAATGCGTAAATGTGGAGGGGAGAAACAATTAATTGGCGCAACAAGAGGGGAGGGTCAGCCTGCGCGcgtacacatgtgtacaggtgcatatatatatgtgtatatattcacGTACATCCTGTAGACATGTGCGCGAACCTTGAAGGCGGTTCAAGGACACCTGAATCTGcgcaaaaataatttgttaaCACGGGCAAAATCATTCGGCAGGTCGCGATGCGAATTCGTGTTTGGAAAAGTTTTCCAAAAACGagtttattatattttaacacaatttttttttttttttttttacaatttattctttatttttattttttaaggtttatttttaatttttacattttttcgcttttacatgggaaaaaatttacctTGTGTTTAATTCCCTattgtgcgttttttttttttcccaatcgTTTGATGTGGATACAGTTGAACGACGTTGCCTCGTGCGGCAACCGACAGAACAACTCTGTCAGTCGGTGTCTTTCCTCTACGGAAAATGGATTTTTTTGCTCATCCAACTTCGTGTTTGTGCGGTCCTTTCatcattcttcttttgttcACTTTTGCTATTTATTCAGCCATTTTATCGCTCTTGATAATGTTCACTTTGGAATTTTATGCGGCCACTCCTTCCTTGAAGACGGCTTCTTCCCTACACACGCACAcaaatgcacacacaaaattgccttttttttttttttttctagccACCTTGttcagataattttttttttttttttacaaaagcgCAAAAACGTTTTAACTacccattttggctagctcctctgtaaaaaaaattatgactgttcaggtgaaaaattGAACACTCCTCATATTGGTCTTCGTTTTCATCGTAGAATTAATTTGAAATTATTGAAAGCGCGAGTTTGCAAGATGGTTAGGTGGATACATCTATGTAATGTTCGTGGCATCTCTCTCAGACACAAGGGCAAAGTGACAACTGGCAAACGATCAAATGGTTAATTGGTCAAATGGCCAACTGGCCAACTGACCAACTGGCTAACTTGCGATGGTAAACTTTTACAAAAGTGCGTACATACCCATGGCCGCGTGCGTGGCCACGAAGTAACCAAAGACACCCCAGAAAGTCGCGGCAAAGGCCAAATCAGGTCTGCTGAGCACATCGGACATGAGCGCAGCAGTACTGGGCCCTCCGATATTTGCATTAATGGCTAGCAAAACTTCGTCTACATGTAAAACCAGGCGAGACCATTTGGTAACTACGTTGAACATgtaagaaaatagaaaaacgCAAATTAAATGAGTCGTCAGTAGGCATACCACCAATATG is a genomic window containing:
- a CDS encoding SAM-dependent RNA methyltransferase, putative yields the protein MEGEAGTLVGEESPPKYIVEHLDELEEWSILEYIHICETVKDKNVIFTNFDRPFDEVSKEYNPTCYKEPIRELKQKFEWKKICLLDMKAKEILTCKDRENLDYLLFGGILGNVPSDDRTSILRKCQFVISRNLGDMQMTTNTAVLVCHIILENQVEFKDIPFVDNPEIPLRNQKESMVLPFRFVSKSFFTGLDEDRHIPVLPSNFTEYLISLGDQRVGDLDDFLSGG
- a CDS encoding nucleotidyltransferase, putative, producing the protein MDDFEYYFLQNEEESEHVKGAKVELHNVLKRNRERHSKVNKPMKAASNVISLLGGDDAPKGKMEEASHPGKGGEKTHRKGMQRSSARSREHCSKRRRTHKTDTKLKTEGEEEEEVPSEDPPVGDNSNEDHHHSEVNAECQSQPDDSVGEVVLEENRKGKRKLNENNITHHGKKAKGRKTKTSAIPTDLNNNDGKIPTVGEDDDKKDTSINWTATEGSAKSQSNSCSGTSDEDDQSASPSSGRSSSADCLSHDKDQNEGSRKMGSHTRGENGGRSVRLAPGVEDNTASATGANTGRAMSREKRVSGGSRQSRVSEEAKPEKKKYSGRMLLHKFKINYQSLTESEKKYYLYMMKKLRVHYDHERHIFYTDDVFTKCFTEKVRKEKEKFNYLGYLEYACFYILEWLTPTKEEKLLKHKSLLKLEVVVKSLFPKAKMEPFGSFVTGLSIPGSDLDVCFLNIPLEDLDALLLIAYALVKLDMVTDIRLIKDARVKILKYTDKETGVQVDVCTNQLSSRQTTDFIKSKMEKYIYLRPLVILLKFFLNTRNLNETYIGGIGSFMLCCMVLHFLQLHPTTFDWNVFNNSYLVKLLLEFFSFYSIDYKLDFNCSVLRGLGHVMPRYLRREYDINGRLCIENPIDISLDIGKNAYKIRYVFYLFSHQFCALTSLIGELRGKAGEALLSADGSERAINNKVEDNAVEKEDTYMEDKAEEQEENQLSHYAEGDKMNAAGYMYPLFFANFLNPDSIVFTKRFKANFPNPHWNISHFDFSITKEEKHKLLEMLREDITSSDFDEGVVPESTALFATFDKAFPFSLDLYNNAFRYA
- a CDS encoding mbp-1 interacting protein-2a-like; amino-acid sequence: MSRNNVSGPATTYQVYVLAIIGKGDIPLYEADLSMNGKKDISEHLAQFIIHQSLDSLDVVVWKSTSLFLKTIDSFNSYSVSAYCTTGHIKFLLLHKNKNEISSGSSSTGGPAIYVPSDENIRSFFEIVHENYIKVLLNPLYEPNGIITSSLFDQNIRLAAKRFLYG